From the Achromobacter xylosoxidans A8 genome, the window GCAAGGCTTGCGTGGTGGGCACGGACGGCGAGTACGAGCACGGCAATGCGCTGCTGACCACCATCTTCGCCGAACCCGTGCGTGCGGCGCTTGGTGGCGGCAAGGCCTGGGTCCCGTCCACCGGCAAGCGCGGCGGCCCTGGCACCGTCATCGACATTCCGCTGGCGCATAAGGACGCGCTTTATGTCCGTTCGCACTACGACAGCGTGACCGCGCTGTTCGGCGACGCGCCCAACCGCGACGAAGTGCTGATCGCCTTCGCCTTCGCCACCCGCGGCCGCCTGCATGCGCGCCTGGGCGGGATTCCCGCCAGCGAAATCCAGGGCAAAGACGGACTCTGCTGAAGGAACCCGACATGCAACGCCGCGACACCGACATCGCCGTCAACGGCATGACCCTGCATCTGACCGAGTGGGGCCCGCAGGACGGGCGTCCGCTATTCATGCTGCATGGCATCCGCGGCTACGCCGAGACCTTTGCCGGCATCGCGCAGGCCTTGCAGCCGGACTTCCGCGTGCTGGCCTATGACCAGCGCGGCCGCGGCGCCAGCAGCTGGGATCCGGGGCGCAACTACTACACCGACGCCTACGTGGACGACCTGGCGGGCGTGGCCGACGCCCTGGGCCTGGAAAGTTTCGACCTGTTGGGCCATTCGATGGGCGGCATTGCCGCCATCGTCTTCGCCGCCCGCTATCCGCAGCGCGTGCGGCGCCTGATCGTCGAGGACGCCGGACCCGCCGCGTTCGAAGGCAGCGCGGGGGCGGCGCGCATCCAGCGCGAACTGCGCGAGACGCCCGCGTCCTTTCCGGACATCGACGCGGCCCGCGAGTACCTGCGCGCCTTGCGGCCCAGCGTGACCGAAGCCGCCCGCGAGGAACGGCTGCGCCACATGCTGAAGGAGGATGGATCGGGCGGCTGGACCTGGCGTCATGACCACGCCGGCATCGCCGCCACCCGGCTGGATCCCGATCCGGCGCGCGTGGTGGACCTGTGGCCGCAGGTCCAGGCGCTGGCCTGTCCGACGCTGGTGGTGCGCGGCGGGCGCTCGGACTACCTGCAAGCCCAGACCGCCTGCGACATGGCGGCGCGCAACCCGAACCTGGAGTGGATCGAGATCGCCGGCGCCGGCCATTACATCCACGACGACCAGCCCGAGGTCTTCAATCAGGCCGTGGGCGGGTTCCTGCGGCGCGCCTGACCCGCCGCCCGCAAGGCCAACAACAAGAATCCAAGGGAGAGCCAATATGGCGCATATCGTAGAAGTGCCGGTGCTGGTGGTGGGCGCCGGGCCGGTCGGCGTGACGCTGGCCAACCTGCTGGGCAGCTATGGCGTGGAAACGCTGGTGCTGGAGCGCAACCAGGACGTGCTGGACTTTCCGCGCGCGGTGGGCCTGGACGACGAGGCCATGCGCACTTTCCAGAGTGCGGGCCTGGCCGACGAGATGCTGCGCGACATGATCCAGAACGTGCCCATGCGCATGTACACGCGCACCAAGCGCTGCTTCGCCGAGATCCTGCCGGCCACGCGCGAGTTCGGCTGGTATCGCCGAAACCTGTTTTCGCAGCCGCTGGGAGAACGCACCTTGCGCGCCGGGCTGCGGCGTTTTCCGCATGTGACGCTGGAGCTGGGCAGCGAGCTGCTGTCGCTGCAGCAGGACGAGCGCGGCGTCACGGTGCGGGTGCGCCAGGCCGACGGCGCCGAGCGCGAGATCCGCGCGCAGTACCTGCTGGCCGCCGACGGCGGGCGCAGCACGGTGCGCGAACGCCTCTTGCAGCTGCCGTTCGACGGCAACACGCATCCGCGCAAGTGGGTGGTCATCGAATGCGACCAGGATCCGCTGGACGCGCCTTACACCGCGCTGCATTGCGAGCCACGCCGCCCCTATGTCTGCCTGCGCCTGCCTTACGGCCTGCGGCGCTGGGAATTCATGCTGTTCCCGGGCGAGGACGGCGAGCAGATGCTGCAGCCGGAAAAAGTGCGGGAACTGCTGCGCCACCACGTGGCCGACCCCAGTAAGCTCAACGTCATCCGTGCCCGCGTCTATACCCACAATTCCCGCGTGGCGCGCAGCTTCGTCTCGGGCCGCGTCTGCCTAGCGGGCGACGCCGCGCACCTGACCCCTCCCTGGATCGGCCAGGGTCTGAACGCCGGCCTGCGCGACGCCTTCAACCTGGCCTGGAAGGTGGCCTGGATCGTGCAAGGCCGCCTGGATCCGGCCGCCTTGCAGAGCTACCACGACGAACGCCACAGCCACGCGCGCGCCATGATCTCGCTAGCTGACATGTTCGGCGCCATGCTGTCGCAGACCAACCCCGTGCTGGCGGCGTTGCGCGACACGTTCTTCATGTCGATCCGGAACATTCCGAAGATTCGGGACTATGTGCTGCAGATGAAATTCAAGCCCATGCCGCGCTATAGCCGTGGCGTGGTGGGCGACAGCGCCGACAAGACGCAGCGCGAGTGCATCGGCCGCATGTTCATCCAGCCGCTGGTCGAATGCGAGAACGGCGCCACGCAGCGCCTGGACGAAGCGCTGGGCGCGGGATTCGCCCTGATAGGCTGGCGCCGCGATCCGCGCGCCGGGCTGCCGCCGGCCCTGCGGGCGCAACTGGACAAGCTGGGCTGCCGTTACGTGGCGGCGCAGCGCGCGCGCAGCGGTTGCGATCCCGACGAGCTGCAGGCTGGAGCCTTGCCCGTGCTGCAGGACACGGAAAATGCGCTGCATTTCTGGTTCCAGCGCACACGCGCCGACTGGGTGCTGGTGCGTCCCGACCGCTACGTGGCGGCGCTGGGCCGTAGCGAGGACGCGGCCGACGCCCTGGGCCGCTTTGCGGCCCGCTTCGTGCCTGGGGCAACCCAGGCAGCCGCCCGGCTGGCGGACAGCGCCGTACACGCGCCCGGGGCCATCCTGAACGGAGCGCAGCCATGAACGCGTCCGCCCCGGCCGCGACCCCCAAGGTACGCAACGTGCTGTTCATTATGTGCGACCAGCTGCGCGCCGATCACCTGTCCTGTTACGGCGGCGCCGGCGCTTTGCGCACGCCCAATATCGACCGGCTGGCGCGCTTGGGGGTGCAGTACGACCGGGCTTACGTGACGTCCGCGGTCTGCGGCCCGTCGCGCGCGTCCTACTACACCGGCCGCTATCCGCTGTCGCACCGCGTCACCTGGAACCGCGTGCCGCATCCGGTGGATGAATGGTGCCTGGGCGAGTACCTGGCCCAGGCCGGCTTGCCGCTGCACTTGCTGGGCAAGACGCACTTCGTGCCGGACCGCGCCGGATTGCGCGCCAAGGGCTACGCCGCCGAAGACGAGCAACGCTTCCTGCAGGGCGGATTCGTGCCAATCGAACGCTACGACGGCCATTTCGAACTGGCCAAGGACAGCGCGTACCGCCGCTACCTGCGCGAACGCGGCTACGACAGCGAGCGGCCCTGGGAAGACTACGTGGTAGGCAGCCAGGCGGCCGACGGCAGCCTCGCCAGCGGCTGGCTGATGCGCAACGCGCCGCTGCCGGCCAGGGTGGACGCGGCCGATTCCGAGACGGCCTACCTTACCGACCGGGCCCTGGGTTTCATGCAGGAGCAGGGCGACCAGCCGTGGGCGCTGCATCTGTCATACATCAAACCGCACTGGCCCTACAAGGCGCCGGCGCCGTACCACGCCCTGTTTGGCGCGGAAGATTGCGAGCCGCCGGTGCGTTCGCAGGCGGAACGGGAACGTCCGCATCCGGTGCACGGCGCCTACCAGCGGCTGGAGGAGTCGGAGTCCTTCGCCCGCGACGAGGTCTGGCGCAGCATCCGGCCGGTCTACATGGGGCTGGTCAAGCAGATCGACGACCAGATCGGCCGCGTGCTGGACTTCCTGGAGCGCAGCGGCCGGCTGAAGGACACCTTGATCCTGTTCACCTCGGACCACGGCGACCACCTGGGCGACCACTGGCTGGGCGAAAAGGAATATTTCTACGACAGCGCCATGCGCGTGCCTTGCCTGGTCTATGACCCCGCGGCCGCGGCGGATGCGACCCGCGGCACTCGCAGCGACGCTTTTGTCGAGTGCATAGACATCGTCCCCACGGTGCTGGACGCGCTCGACCTGCCACCCCAGGCGCACCGCATCGAGGGCCGGTCGCTGCTGCCCGGGATTCGCGGGGAGTCCGGTTCGGCGCCGCCCGCGCGCGAGTACGTGATCGGCAGCCTGGACTACGCCTACCGCGAGGCCCGATTGTTCCTGGGGCGCGGCGAGCGGGAATGCACCGGCCTGATGGTGCGCGACGAGCGCTACAAGTACCTGCACTGGCAAGGCTATCGCAGCCAATTGTTCGATCTGCGCGACGACCCGGGCGAACTGCATGATCTGGGCGCCGATCCGGGCATGGCGCCGGTCGCGGCCCGGATGCGCTCGGCGCTGCTGGACTGGCACCAGGGTTTGAAGCGCCGCGCCAGCGAAACCGACGAGGAGGTGCGCGAGCGCACGCATGCGCACGAACGGATGATGGGCATTCTGATCGGCCGCTGGTGAAGCGCGCCGGTCCTGATCTGGGTTTCCAGCCGTCCAGGGCCGTTCTGGCCCCGGGCGGCAATTCAGTCGCCGGCTTCGACCGGAACGACGCATACAAGGGGAAGTACCATGGGATCGCCGTACCGTTGTTGTTTTCAACCTGTATTGTGGGCCGCGCTTGCGCTGCTGCCGGCCGGGCAGGCCGCGGCCCAGGTCTGGCCGTCGGACACCGTGAAGATTGTGGTGCCGTATCCGCCCGGCACCGAGCCCGACGTGCTGGCGCGCGACCTGGGTAACCGCCTCTTCAAGGAAAATGGCAAGACCGTGGTGGTGGAGAACCGGCCCGGCGCCAACGCCATCATCGGCAGCGACTACGTCGCCAAGGCGGCGGGCGACGGCAACACCCTGCTGATGGTGGACCGGCTGGCGCTGGAGACCAATCCCTTTCTGTACGCCAAGGTGCCATACCGTTGGCAAGAGGACTTCAAACCCGTCACCGACCTGGGCCAGGTGCAGTTGTACGTCGCGGTCAGCAATGCGTTTCCGGCCAAGACCTACAAGGAATTCATCGATTACGCCCGCGCCAATCCGCAGCGCATCAATGTCGGCACCGGCGGCCAGGGCCACGTGAACCACCTGGGCATGGCCATGCTGGCCAGCGCCGAAGGGGTGCAGTTCACCTATGTGCCGTTCAAGGGCGTGGCGCCGGCGATGACCGCGACCATGGCCGGCGACGTGGACAGTGTCATGGCCGGCGGTCTGGCCGTGTCGGAACAGTACAAGGCCGGCAAGATCCGGGTGCTGGTGGCCGGCGCCACCCAGCGCGCCGCCATGTTGCCTGACGTGCCGACCCTGCAGGAGGCCGGCGGCAAGGCCGGCAGCATTCCGTCCACGGTCTTCACGCTGTTGGCTCCGGGCAAGACGCCCGACGCCCTGGTGGCGCGGATCAACCAGGCGGTGACGGCGGTCACGGCGGATCCTTCCTTCCGCCAGACCTATGAGGCGCGCGGCCTGCTGGTGCGCGGTTCGACGCCCGAGGCCACCCTGGCCGCCATGAAGGAGGAGGCCGGCCGCTATGAAATTCTGATCAAGGCCGCGGGCATCAAGCAGGATTGAGGCGGGTTCCGGGCGGCGGCGGCCCGGGCTTTCCTGCGGTATCTGTCAGGGGGGACGGATCGCGCCCCCGCAAGAGGATAAAATACCGGCTCGCGGCTTTTTGACTGGCCATTCCGGCATTCTTCATTCTTGCGCCCGGCGCATCCATAACGATGAAAAAACTGACAGCTGTACTCCTCGCTTCCGCCACCGCGCTGCTGACCGCTTGCGGTCCCAGCGACAATGCGCCCGCCGCCGGCGCGCAGGCGCCTGCCGCCGCCAAGAAGGTCGTGGTTGGCCTGGATGACAACTTCCCGCCCATGGGTTTCCGCGACTCGAACAACCAGATCGTCGGTTTCGACATCGACATGGCCAAGGAAGCCAGCAAGCGCCTGGGCCTGGAAGTGGAATTCAAGCCCATCGACTGGAGCGCCAAGGAAGCCGAACTCAACGGCAAGCGCGTCGACGTGCTGTGGAACGGCCTGACCATCACCGAAGAGCGCAAGAAGAACATCAGCTTCACCGCGCCCTACATGGCCAACCACCAGATCATCATCGTCGGCAACGCGTCGCCCGTGAAGCTCAAGGCTGACCTGGCCGGCAAGGTCGTGGGCGCCCAGGATGGCAGCAGCGCCACCGACGCCATCGCCAAGGACCCGGTCGCCGCGCAAATCAAGGAAGTCAAGAAGTTCGGCGACAACGTCACCGCACTGATGGACCTGGCCGCCGGCCGCCTGGACGCCATCGTGGTGGACGAAGTGGTGGGCCGCTACCTGATCAGCAAGCGCGCCGGCGAGTACCGCGTGCTGGACGAGAACTTCGGCACCGAAGACTACGGCGTCGGCGTGCGCAAGGACGACACCGAACTGCTGGGCAAACTGGACAAGACCCTGGATTCGATGAAGCAGGACGGCACCGCCGGCCGCATCGCCACCCAGTGGTTCGGCGCCAACATCATCAAGTAAAGGGCCAGCGGCGCCCGCGGCCATCGCGCCCGGGCGTCCAGACCCAAGTTCCACAGCCCGCCGCGGCGCCGACGCGCCAGGCGGGCTGATTCATGAATCGATCCAACCTTGGCGTCCACGGACGCTGACGGCGCGAACCCACTGCATGGACTACGTACTCTCCCTATTGGGACCATTGGCGCAAGGCGCGAAAGTCACCTTGACGCTGTTTTTCATCACGCTGGCGCTGGCCGTCCCCCTGGGACTGGTGCTGGCGCTGGTGCGGATCTCGAAATGGCGGCTGGCCAGCAACCTGGTCAATGGCTATATCTGGCTCATGCGCGGCACGCCGCTGATGCTGCAGATGCTGTTCATCTACTTCGCGCTGCCGTTCGTGCCCGTGATCGGCATCCGCCTGCCGGACTTTCCCGCCGCCGTGGTGGCCTTCGCGCTGAACTACGCGGCCTATTTCGCCGAGATCTTCCGCGCCGGCATCCAGTCGGTGGACCGCGGCCAGTACGAGGGCAGCAAGGTCCTGGGCATGACCTATCTGCAGACCCTGCGCCGCATCGTGCTGCCGCAGATGGTGCAGCGGGTGCTGCCGCCCATGAGCAACGAGACCATCACCCTGGTCAAAGACACCTCGCTCATCTACGTGCTGGCGCTCAACGACATCCTGCGCACGGCGCGCGGCATCGTGCAGCGCGATTTCACGACCACGCCGTTCCTGGTCGCCGCCGCCTTCTATCTCATCATGACGCTGATCCTGACGTGGTTCTTCCAGCACATGGAAAAGCGCTATGCCAAATATGACCAGTAATTCTCCGTCCGCGCGTCCCGTCATGATCGAGGCCCGCGAGATCATCAAGTCGTTCGGCTCCAATCGCGTGTTGGATCGGGTTTCGCTCAGCCTGGGCCAGGGCGAGGTCGTCGCGGTGATCGGGCCGTCGGGCTCGGGCAAGAGCACCTTCCTGCGCTGCCTGAACCACCTTGAAACCATCGACGAGGGCAGCATCGAGGTCGAAGGCGAGGCCATGGCCCGCGCCGTGCCGGGTGGGCGCAGCCAGTACGCCAGCGACGCCGACGTGCGCCGCATCTGCCGCAAGATGGGCATGGTGTTCCAGTCGTTCAACCTGTTCCCGCACATGACCGTGCTGCAGAACATCATCGAGGCGCCCATCACCGTCAAGGGCATGACGCGCGCCCAGATCGTTCCCAAGGCGGAAGAGCTGCTGCGCAAGGTCGGCCTGCTGAACAAGCGCGACAATTATCCGACGCGCCTGTCCGGCGGCCAGAAGCAGCGCGTGGCGATCGCCCGGGCGCTGGCCATGGAGCCGGACATCATGCTGTTCGATGAACCCACCTCGGCGCTGGATCCGGAACTGACCGGCGAAGTCCTGCGCACCATGAAGCAGCTGGCCGACGAACGCATGACCATGCTGGTCGTGACCCATGAAATGGGCTTCGCGCGCGAAGTCGCGCACCGGGTCATCTTCATGGACGAAGGCCGCATCGTCGAGGAAGCGCCTTCGGCCGACTTCTTCCGCGCTCCGCGCGAGGCGCGCAGCCGCGAGTTCCTGGCGCATATGCTCTGAGGATGCGCCGCCGTCGCATGAACAAAGCCCGCTATGGCGGGCTTTGTTCATTTCTCGTAGGCTGCATTTGCCGTCAGGCGCTGGCGAAAAACACGTAGTCGGTAATGCGGCCGCCGATCCATAACTCGACATCGACGGTCCGCAAGCCGGCGATTGACAGGTCCGCCAATGCAGACTTGAGCTTCGGCCGGAGCAGGACGATGCCGGCCAGGTAGGCCACTCCCGCCTCGGGGCCGCCCATTCTTCCGCTCAGGGAAACCTCCATTGATACTCCTGAAAAGCTAGCGCGCGCGCCGGGGCACGACCATGGGGCTGCCGGTCTCGGGGTCGGGCATGACGCGGCAATCCAGATCGAAGACCTGGCGCATCATGTCCTCGGTCACGACCGGACGGACATCGCCGTGCGCCGCGATCCGCCCATCGCGCATCATCACGATCCTTTCAGCGTAGCGCAAGGCCAGGTTGAGATCGTGCAGCACCACCACCAAGGTGCGTCCGGCGCGGTGCAACCGGGCGCACAGCTCAAGCAAGTCGAGCTGGTGGCGGATGTCGAGGAAAGTGGTGGGTTCGTCGAGCAGCATGATGCCGGCTTCCTGAGCCAGCACCAGCGCCAGCCAGGCGCGCTGGCGTTGGCCGCCGGAGAGCGTGTGCACGGGTTCATCGGCGATTGCGTCCAGATCCGTGGCCGCCAGGGCGGCGTCGACGGCGCTGGCGTCCGCCGCCGACCATTGCCGCAACAGGGACTGATGCGGATAGCGGCCGCGGGCGACAAGGTCGCGGACGGTGATCATCTCGGGCGCAATCGGCTGCTGCGGCAGGTAGGCCAGGCGGCGCGCCAGCGTCTTTCGGCGCAGGCTGGCGAGGTCGGCGCCGTCGAGCAGGGCGCGGCCCCGGCTGGGAGTCAAGGCGCCGCCCAACACGCGCAGGAGCGTGGATTTGCCGCAGCCGTTGGGGCCCAGGATTACGGTGAACGAGGCCGGCGCGATCTCCAGCGTCAAACTGTCCAGTACGCGGCGGGCGCCGTAGGACAGGCTGACGTCCCGGAGTTGGAGGACGGGTGTGGGCGTTGTGGCAGTCACGTTGAAACCTTGCGCCATTCGAGCATGAGCAGAAATGCGAGATAGAGGCCGCCGATGCCTGCGGTAAGCACGCCCACCGGCAAGCCGTTGGCGCCAGCCGAACGCGACAGCAGGTCGGCGCCTGCCAGCAGCACGGCGCCGGTCAACGCGGCTAGCAGGGGCTGCGGGCCGTCGGCAGGGACGCAGCGCCGCGCAATCTGCGGGGCCGCAAGCGCAATGAAGGCGATGGGGCCGGCGACGCTGACGGCGGCGGCCGCGGCCAGCACGGCCAGCAGCGTCGCCGCCAATCGGTTGGACCCAGGGGCGACGCCCAAGGCGTGCGCGACGTCGTCGCCCATTTCCAGCAGCCGCAGGCGCGCGCTCAGCCCGAGTGCCAAGGGCAGCAGCAGCGCGCAGGCCGTGGCGATCAGCGCAACATCGTTCCAGGTCTTGCCGGCCAGATTGCCGTTGAGCCAGGTCGCGGCCAGATGCGCCTGTTCGCGGCGCAGATTGGAGAGACCGTACTGCACGAAGGCGAAGGCGATGGCGGCCACCGCGATGCCCGCGACCACCATGCGTTGGGGCGCGGAGAAACCCGCGCCGGATCCAAACCAGACCCCCGCCGTCGCCAGCAGCGCCCCGCCTGCGGCGCCCCACGCCAGCGGCATCGCTCCCGGCCAGACCATTGTCACCGCCACCGCGCCTGCCGACGCGCCTGCGGTGAGGCCGATGATGTCGGGGCTGCCCAGCGGGTTGCGGGTAATGCTCTGGAACAGCGCGCCGGACAGGGCCAGCGCGGCGCCGGCGCCCAACGCGGCCAGGGCGCGGGGCAGTCTGACCGTATAGATCAGCCAGTGCTCGATTGCGGTACCGCCGCCCGCCAGGATCCGTCCAAGACGGGGCCAGCCTGGTCCTTGCTCTCCCGTCAACAGGGCGCCCGCAATCGAGGCAAGGGCCAGCGCGGCCAGCAGCAAGGCGTAGGCCAGCGCGCGTGGCGTGTAGGGGAGCGACAGCCAGGCGCCGACGCGCAGCATGCGCCGCCGGCCGCTCAAGGAGGGCTCCCGGGCTGGCGGCGCAAGGCCGCCAGCAGGAACGGCGCGCCGAGGAACGCGGCTACCACGCCGGTCAGCAGTTCTGCCGGCGCCCGCAGCAGGCGCGCCAGGATGTCGGCCGCGAGCATCAGCAGAGGACCCAGCAGCAGGCAGTAGGCGAGTTGCCAGCGCAGGTCGGGACCGCCGATGCGGCGGGCGATATGCGGAACCGCCAGACCGACGAAGGCGATAGGGCCCGCGGCTGCGGTGGCGGCAGCGGCCAGGACAGCGACGCCGAGCAGGCCCAGCGCGCGGTACAGCCCGGCGCGCACCCCGAGCGCCTGGGCCAGCGCCTGTCCCAGCGCCAGGACGTTCAAGGGCCGGGCCAGTGCAAGCGCCAGCAGCAGGCCGGCACCGATATAGGGAGCGGCCCGGGCCACTTCGGTGAGGGATCGTCCTGCCAGCGAGCCGACGGCCCAGAATCGATAGGCGTCGAAGATGTCCTCATGCAGCAGGGCCACAGCCTGCACGTAAGCAAACAGCACCGCGTTGACCGCCGCGCCGGCCAGGATCAGGCGCACGGGCTGCAGGCCGCGGCCGCCGGCACCGATCATGTACACGGCCACGGCCGCGGCCAGCGCGCCGGGCAGGGCCGCCCAGAACGGATGGGCGGGCAGGCCGCCGAGCACGAGGGTGGTGGTCACGATGGAGGCAGCGGCGCCGGCGTTGACGCCCAACAGTCCGGGTTCCGCCAGCGGATTGCGGGTCAGGGCCTGGATCAGCGCGCCAGCGACGGCCAGCGCCGCGCCGGTCAGCAAGGCCAGCAAGGTGCGTGGCACACGCGAGGCAACCACCAGCGCGGCGTAACTGTCATCGGCTTGGAACAGGGCATGCCAGACCGAGGCGGGAGACAGATTACGTGAACCGAGCCAGAGGCTGCCCAGGGTGGCGGCGGCGAGCAACAGACAGGTTGCGCCCAGGCCGGCGGCACGGGCGGACTTATTCATTTCGCACGCCGGGCCCGGCTTCGGAGCGCTGGGCAGCAGCGGCCAACGCCGGCGCCAGCCTGCCTAGCATCCAGTCCACGGCCAGCGGCGTGCCCGAGGACGAGGCCATGATCAGCGCCGGGTCGCTCAGCGCCACATAGGCGCCGCGCTTCACGGCGGGGATGGCGGCGAACAGCGGCAGCGCCGCGGTCCGGTCGCGCTCCTGGGGGGTATAGAACCAGGACACCAGCACGTCGGCGTCGCCCAGTGCGTCCGCATGCTCGAAACCCAGATAATGGGCGAAATGGCCGGCGCTAGCGTGCAGGCCTTGCATGGACGGCGCCAGTTTCAGGCCCATGGCGGCAATCGTGTCCACGCGCGGATCTCCCGCCACATAGGCCGCGAAATTGCCCGAACCCAGGTCGGCGCGCACATAGGCAAAGGTCTTGCCGGCCAGCACGGGGTGGTCGCGCGAGGCCTGCGCCAGTGCGCCGCGGATTTGCGCCTTGAGCGCCGCGGCCTGTTCGCGCTGGCCCAGCGCGGCGGCGACCAGGTCGATCTGCGTATCCACCGGGGTCAGGAATGGCTGTTCCGGATAGGCCACCACCGGCACCAGTCGCGACAGTTGCGCATAGGCCTCGGCGCTGACGCCGGAAAAGGGCGCCAGCACCAGGTCCGGCCGCAGCGCGACGATGGCTTCGACGTCCAGTTCCGGAAACATGGCGATGGCCTGCGGCAGCGGCGCGCCGCGGGCCTCGATCGCGGCACGCACCCAGGGCCAGTAGTGGTCGGCGTCGCCGCCCCAGTCGGCCCGGCCCACCCCGACCGGGACCACCCCCAACGACAGCGCCAGATCGTCGGCGCCCAGGCCCAGCGTGACCACGCGTTTGGGCGGCGCCGCGATGACGGCCCGACCCAGAGCGCTGTCTATCGTGACGGGAAAGCCATCGGCCCGGGCCGCCTGTGGCGCTGGCGCGTCCGGCGCATCGGCAGCGCGATCGCAGGCCGCCAGGGCGAGCGAGGCCAGGCAGGCGGCGCCGGCCCGCAGGATCGCACGCTTG encodes:
- a CDS encoding ABC transporter substrate-binding protein; translation: MRLGFSSFKRAILRAGAACLASLALAACDRAADAPDAPAPQAARADGFPVTIDSALGRAVIAAPPKRVVTLGLGADDLALSLGVVPVGVGRADWGGDADHYWPWVRAAIEARGAPLPQAIAMFPELDVEAIVALRPDLVLAPFSGVSAEAYAQLSRLVPVVAYPEQPFLTPVDTQIDLVAAALGQREQAAALKAQIRGALAQASRDHPVLAGKTFAYVRADLGSGNFAAYVAGDPRVDTIAAMGLKLAPSMQGLHASAGHFAHYLGFEHADALGDADVLVSWFYTPQERDRTAALPLFAAIPAVKRGAYVALSDPALIMASSSGTPLAVDWMLGRLAPALAAAAQRSEAGPGVRNE
- a CDS encoding FecCD family ABC transporter permease — translated: MSGRRRMLRVGAWLSLPYTPRALAYALLLAALALASIAGALLTGEQGPGWPRLGRILAGGGTAIEHWLIYTVRLPRALAALGAGAALALSGALFQSITRNPLGSPDIIGLTAGASAGAVAVTMVWPGAMPLAWGAAGGALLATAGVWFGSGAGFSAPQRMVVAGIAVAAIAFAFVQYGLSNLRREQAHLAATWLNGNLAGKTWNDVALIATACALLLPLALGLSARLRLLEMGDDVAHALGVAPGSNRLAATLLAVLAAAAAVSVAGPIAFIALAAPQIARRCVPADGPQPLLAALTGAVLLAGADLLSRSAGANGLPVGVLTAGIGGLYLAFLLMLEWRKVST
- a CDS encoding FecCD family ABC transporter permease, producing MNKSARAAGLGATCLLLAAATLGSLWLGSRNLSPASVWHALFQADDSYAALVVASRVPRTLLALLTGAALAVAGALIQALTRNPLAEPGLLGVNAGAAASIVTTTLVLGGLPAHPFWAALPGALAAAVAVYMIGAGGRGLQPVRLILAGAAVNAVLFAYVQAVALLHEDIFDAYRFWAVGSLAGRSLTEVARAAPYIGAGLLLALALARPLNVLALGQALAQALGVRAGLYRALGLLGVAVLAAAATAAAGPIAFVGLAVPHIARRIGGPDLRWQLAYCLLLGPLLMLAADILARLLRAPAELLTGVVAAFLGAPFLLAALRRQPGSPP